The Helianthus annuus cultivar XRQ/B chromosome 11, HanXRQr2.0-SUNRISE, whole genome shotgun sequence region aaaacctaaaactaaaccctaaacataaacccgaaaaaaacctaaaccccccaccccaccccaccccaaaaacctaaaccccccccccccaacccaaaaacctaatcctaatcctaaacctccaaaaaaactaaccctaaaagctaaactagactcaaaagctaattttaagcatgtaatgcaattgtagtacatgttatattgcacatgtgcactactataataatagtgttgaaaacaagacgacaccataaatctttttttatgtcataaaaaatatgctcgaatatacttgaatgaaagataagaaaatttgtgatcttatggtgccatttttgttttaaaatgataacgtatggagaaatgggaaatgtttgaaaagttatatatatatatatattttttttccaattttacctctccttcattaaaagtctcccctccttcattaaaagtctccctccccctcctttttagtggattttagttagttttctaattttctcatttatatctagttttctcatgatcctctccctatatatatatatatatatatatatatatatatatatatatatggtgtcGTATTCTCGGTGTCGTAGTTTTACTAACAAGCGCTAACTTATTTATccgtttattattatttttatttctatCTTTTGTAGTAGTGGCGTgcttatatatgtttttttagaAGCTTATGTCTTGGTTATAGTttttggagccgagggtctcactggaagcaggcTCTCTATCCCCTGGGATAGAGGTAAGGCGTGCCTACATCCTACCCTCCCCAGACCATATCAATAGCTTCGCTATATGTGAGATTATACTGGGCAtggttattgttattgttgtataaaTCAATAGATATAAAAGATTCTTACTTAGTATTGGTTATGTTTATTCTAATCTTAATACGTAACTTTTATATAGTTTATATATATTGGTCATCAGTAATTTAAGAAGTCATAAACCTACCTAAACTGGTCATAttcttaattaaaaaacaaaTGCTATCGATTTAAGACAATTATAAGTACGTACttgatttattaaaaaaaaaatacacacacTAGATATGAACTAGATAAGAATGGGGCCGGTCCTCTACCCGTCCCTTCCATAGCTCCAATGGCCATTGGCTACACCCTCCTACCGTGGGCCCTTTGTAAACAAATCTTAGAAAAATTTAAGCAAGTATCTTACGAGTTTATTAGTTTATTGTAATGTTTAAAAAAACTTGACTGATAGTTAAGTCAACGTTTTTATGGTTCCTAGATTCAACTATTCTCTAGATTTCATAGTTTGTAATTGTCAAGCGCTACGAATAATATTAAATCACTTTTCATTTGAAGTATCTTGATGACATTTTCGAAATGTCAATCGTATAATTAGGAATCAATAATGGATATGTATTTATGTTGTGAAAAGCGTGTGTGAAAATAGAATAAAAACTTACGTTATATAGGTGGGGAACCATCACAACATGTTATTTAAAACGACAATTATTTCATAAAATAGCGTGTCAGTCTCACTAGGTGCGCTATGTCTTTCTCTCTTACTTCGTATGCTATGCTCTCTCTAAATCAGAGGATATTCAGCTGTCAGAGTTAACTATTACATCAGTGTACTATTCTATTTATAAGAGGAGAGAACTGCTggtgacgtcaccatgaaagcgaccCTAAAAAACCTAATAGATAATGTTGTTAGCAACTGATCATGTAGTTGATATTGATCTGAAGTTCTTACCAATAAATTAGTTCCAATTATTGGATCAGTTCATAGCGATGATTAACGACTACTAATGAACAAATTCTAGTGATATATTAATCAACCAATCTAACGAGAAGCAATTTCAGAGGCTTtccttgtcgtatttgaatttttATTCATATAGACTCGACACCAAAGGCCCAAACCCTTGAACCTTGTCAATAGGACACTGCCCTTTTGACCCCACGAATATGTATAGAACCTCTAATTTGCATTATGTCACATAATATGTAACCGATATGATAGGTAACCgacattttttttagttttacacTTTTTTGTCCCATAACATGTCATAACCGGTATATGATCTGAATTAAGCTTGAGCTTGGATCTTTTAATCTGAAACAACCCGAATTCTTTGCTAAAGCTCAATCTCGCCTCGTGTGTAATGTTACAAATTTGAGCTCAATCTATTTGTTATTTGAGTAACTTTTATATGTTTAtttagtttatatatatttataattataataacaTATCCATTCATTCGAACTTTTAGCAAACTAATTTTTACTATTTAAGTAACTCAAAAGTATTCAACCCTTTACACCACTTTCATAAATAAACAACTTTGGTGCAATTAACGCagtatatataatatttttttacttATCTAACTTTCATGAATATAACtgaggggctgtttggcaacgtCTAAATGGTTAAGtactgaactagtaagaggtctgaactattaagtgctgaaccagtaagaggtctgaaccattaagagcctgtataatgcttaaccgttcagagtcaaatgtctgaccaattcagattagaggtcttaaccattcagactctgtataaatcttaactattcagaggcaaatgtctgaaccattcagacatctgcttgtgaaacaaacagtctgaaccattaagtgctgaactaataagaggtctgaaccattaagagcttcgttaagaggtaaacaaacaacccctcaCACTTGAAGAAGTAGAAAAGAAAATAAATACAATTGTTAGTTTAATAATTTACGGTTGAAATAACGAGTTAATATATCACTATCGATGACAATCACGTTAGATTGGCGAGTTGAACTAATGAAGTCGAACATGCACGTATATACATTCGTATCTACAATATCAATCTTATTACAAACACACTTAAAAATATGTAACTTAAACGTATGTTATGAACAAATTTATAGGTTGTAATCAAGTTATAAACATTCTGAACATGTTAGCGGATTATAAACGAGTTTAAGAATATGTTAAACAGGACGTAAATGCGTAAGCAATGTACCCTTATTACTTGTTTTTATACTAACCAGCTGGGGTAGctcagttggccaccgacacccataTTCCAACACTTGGATCGTTGGGGTCTCGGGTTCGAGACGTGGCAACCCCACCTCTCTCGAACCCCAAGTGTTGGGAGGGTATTTGCCGCCAGAGATCCTTGTCGGGTGGTGAACTGGGAGGGGGGATCCCctccgcggtcaggggtaccgtgcacctacccttttttttttgtttttatactAATTCTTGAAAGAATTGAGGCGTTTAACTAAACAACTACAACTAAACACATAAACTAAATATAAGTTATTTAAATAAACGGATTAAATACCTCAACTCTTAACAAAACTTATTAAATATATCAAACACTTGTAATCATACTCTACTTAAGTAAAATAATAATGGGAGGTCGGCATGAGTGATGTGTGATCCAATATTGAATGGCTCGTGACGTAAGATACTGGTTATATTGCCCCTTCTATTTCTGGAAGACCCTTTTCTTGACGGAATATTTTGGTCGATCTTGTAAGATTTTGTCAGTTTGGACAtcgtattttttttttaacagcaaaaacaatttatttatatatatatatatatatagggggctgctagaatgagaaccaccccgagttgtaagaaccgcgagaactacaccccacggagcgccgttcgccgcgatttttttttacaagtagatgtgtgcattataaacacggccgtaaaaaatcacggcgaacggcgctccgtggggtgtacttttttacacctcaagtttggtgttttttaattttttttcttttttctttttttttcaccaaacttgaggtgtaaaaaagtacaccccacggagcgccgttcgccgtgattttttacggccgtgtttataatgcacacatctacttgtaaaaaaaaaatcgcggcgaacggcgctccgtagggtgtagttctcgcggttcttacaactcgaggtggttctcattctagcggcttcctatatatatatatatatatatatatatatatatatatatatatatatatatatatatatatatatatatatatatataaaagaagaaaaaagaagaaatttcaactaATAAAAAtccttcattttacttcatttaatataagtatatttaatgtttatataagggtaatatggtaaacCTACAAAGATCATTAATAGGCAATTACAttaaaatttgtaacttatcttcaaaatatatattttttcaaaaaaaaaataaataaaataatttagagtgtaggataaattacaatgtgtatatgataaattacgggttgtgtaggataaatttcaacatgtGTAGGGTAAATACTGAAAGGTGTAGagtaacttttgatgtgtgtagtaaAAAAAATTAGTGTGAAGGATGATCGTATtcatgactaattaattagtcaaacatgataataaatgagataaatgaaaaagtatttaatgttttacaattataccttttgttctttttcttctcaattaatttttcttctcaaatgaaccttcccctatatatatatatatatatatatatatatatatatatatatatatatatatatatatatagggtagggatcctaagagaagtccaccctatatgagaaacttgagaagcattctggaccacacatttttctaatcctttcgtaatatacacatatgtatagtttaaaattgactatatacatatgtgtatattgagttatacacatatgtatatagtcaattttaaactatacatatgtgtatattacgaaaggcttagaaaaatgtgtggtccagaatgcttctcaagtttctcaactagcctatcacttctcacatgatccttttcctatatatataaagagccagcaGCTGAGAGAATAACAACGAAACGGAAACGAAACAAACGAAACAAAATTACATAATACCTACTACATCGAACAATTCCCAACTCTCCCAAGAAGGCTTCCTAAGATTCGCACGGTTACATATCCACAGAAAAGCGTCCTCCTTAATGAGGTCGAACGTCTTGTTGATAGGGATGAAACAATCTTCAAAAACTTTCGCATTTCTAGCACTCCAAATCCTCCACACCGTGGCACATACAATAGTTCGGACAATTCTTTTCCATATCCTCCCGCCCGGGGAATCCTTTAAAACAGAAATTAGTTCGGGAAGAGAAGAGCATTGAAGAGGGAATTTAATCCGAACCCAAGCCAACACGTTCCACCAAATGCATCTAGCCCATAAACAGTTAAAGAAGATATGATCCGAGGTTTCAGCTTCCATACCGCAGCGGGGGCACGAAACATCCGACATAGGGGCTCCCCGACGAGCAAGACCTTCTCTAGATGCAATCTTACCGAGGAGAGCTCTCCACAACAGGAAATTagtcttgggggggggggggcaactGAGCCAGTCGAAACCCGAAACGCTGTTCGAACTAACTTCCATGGAACCTTCAATGTCTTGTCTGACTTGTTTGACTGAAAAAAGCTCCTCCGAATTATTTCGCCACTTCCAACTCCCGTTTTCCGAAATCAAATTGTCGGAGATGTTAATGCCTATTTTGCTTAATTCCTTACTCATACTACCGATAACCTTCCAAACCCCAGCCACTGAATTTTTTAAGGGAATGAGCTGGTCCGTCGAATTGTTATTGTGAATCAAAGCAACAACTTTGGCCCAAAGCTGATTTGGGTTGGACttgaacctccaccaccattttgTCAACATAGCCAAGTTGAAATCCCTTATTCTCCTCACTGCTAACCCCCCAAACTTCTTAGATTTGGACACCAAATCCCATTTAACCCACCTAAGTTTCTTCTTTGCATCCGTGATACCCTAAATAAAATTTCTACGAATCTTGTCAATCGTATTGATGATACATTTTGGGGCCAAAAACAAAGACAAAAAGTAAGACGGAATGCTCCTGAGAACCGTCTTTGCTAACGTCAGTCTACCTGCAAATGACAAGTGCCTCGTCTTCCACTTAGATAATTTTGACTTCAACCTATCGATAACCGGAGCCCAAAAAACTTTCCTCTTCATATTCGCCCCTATAGGAACTCCAAGATACAAAAAAGGTAACTTACCAGCTTCACAGTTCAATAAAGCCGCCATCCTCGACACCTCTGTCTCGTCCACTCCTATCCCGTACAACTTGCATTTCCTTTGTTTTACTTTCAGCCCCGAGATCAACCCCAACCACCTTAGCAGCCGCTTCAAAGTCACCACATTTTGGTCCGACCACAAACCCAAAAAAAGAACATCATCTGCATAGCATAAATTGGAGATATTCGGGCCACCTTCGGGAAGTTGAATACCTTGAAACAGCCCCTCTTCAATCGCCCTTCCCATAAACAGATTTATAAATTCCATCTCAATAATAAACAGGAAGGGGGAGAGAGGATCCCCCTGTCTAAGACCCCTTTTGAACTTAAATTCAGCAGTGGGAGACCCGTTTACCAGAACCGAACCTTTACCTGATTTGAGGCATCCTTTCATCCATTAAAACCATTTTTCTGGAAATGACATATTCGACATCATTTGGGACAGGAACTTCCAGTTGATCGAGTCGTAAGCTTTCTCGAAACCTACTTTGAAAATTAACATTTTCAGCTTATTTTTTTGGCCCAAGCCACCGTCTCGCTAATAATAAGAGGGCTATCGAGGATGTTTCGTCCACCGACAAACGCCGACTGTGTCGGAGAAATGACCTCATTAATGACTTTCTTAATACAGTTCGCTAAAACCTTCGTGATAATCTTGTACATCGAACCAACCAGAGAGATCGGACGGTAAGCTTGTGCGGATCTTTGGCTTTTGGGATCAGAGCAACAAATGAAGAGTTACAACCATTGCTAAATCTGCCAATGTTATAGAATTCGCCCATCACTCCCATAATAAGGTTTTTCAGATCATTCCAAAAGACTTTGAAAAATTTGAGCGTAAATCTTTCCGGACCGGGAtttgttttacttttatttttattactaGTCCAAGTTCCTGTTTGTTACACGGGTGGTCTCACAATAAATTATAAACACTTATAAGTCATAAATCTCTAAATCATTCTTATACCTGAAATTAAGTATTACATGGGTGGTCTCAAagtaaattatattttttaacagTGTTGATGTAGATCTATTCCCATTATTATAAACTCTTGATTAAACGACCCAATAGCTTTCCGGTTGAAAAACCCATATATAAATCACAAAAACAACCATACTGAAATCTGGTGGCAATGGCATGTTGAGGACCTGAGATGAAGGAGAAAGTCCACCATTGACCAATGCtatgattttttattttaattaaacaAATTATTAAATGCGCTTGCTTTTATAGTTATTCGAACTACAATATTTCATCAAAAAATATCTTTAAATAGAAATGGGTCAAATGAGTCAAAAGTTGTTCAAAGTGGTATTTTGTTAAACAATAATACATCATAAATGGCCAGAAATAAATCATAAATGGCCAAAAGTTTAATCAAAAAGTTGTTTTTAAAGTATGAATAAATGAGCTTTTATTAAAGCAATacattaaataaacaaaaagCAATATAAACAACAAAAAATTGTATAAGCATTCATCTGTGACTTTTTTCTATTACACCTGTTGGAACAAATGAGTTTTTCTTCAAGAAACTTAAAAGTTGAAAAACTATTGATTCAAAAAGTAGCTTATTTGATGGTATATGTTAAAGCAATTTAAATCAATGTAGGATTATGTAACAATATGAGCTTCTCCTGATTAACCTGCTCTTCAAACATGTAAAAAACTAACAGTGATTTTAAAACAAACACTTAGCAAAACAATATCCGGAAAAAAACCCAGACCACTAAAGGTGTCATTAAAACGTAACATGCATACACCTATAGGAATGAATGTAAACAGTGAACAACTAATTAATGTAGAGAAATCAATGGAAATTGTGAATACAATAGGTGTCGTACCTGTGCTAAAGTCATTGCATCAGCAAATTCAAGTGGACCTTATAAGTAGATAATGGATACAGAAGAGTCCATGCCTGTCCTAAAGTCATCGCATCAATGAATTCAAGTGGACCTAAAAGTCCAGAGCACAACAGAAAAAACACCATTTACTATTATTTCTTGAATCGGCCTTGGATTACATTAATTGGTTTAGTTATTTACtactatttttatatattattatacatatataaaAATTAGTATCGTTGCTAAACCAACAAAGATCAGCAATGAAGGTGTATCATGTTTCTCCATAGTGAACAAAAATATGGGATCTTGATTAAAAAGCAAGATAAACAATGAAAATGAATATTTGCTGCAAATGATTTTACATACCTGCGATGACTGGCCATCACGCCCCAACCGGCATATTTCGAGATTTTAACAACTTGAATGCACTTAGTTACTTTTATCCTCAACCGGCTCTTTTAAGCTGCCTCGTGGTTCCGAGTCGGTCATCTTTATGGCAGAAAAAAAACtaccaaaaattaaaaaaaaagtttataatAACATCCTACCTAAATACGACCAGCATCTACCAACATAACCTCAACCTAAAACACATCCATCAAGTTCCacccatagttgttaatagcgagcATAACGCCCGCTATAGCAAATAACATAGTGCTTATGTGTCGCTATACAGTTGGTAGCGAGAAATAGCgagatttttgtaattttttattttctt contains the following coding sequences:
- the LOC110887832 gene encoding uncharacterized protein LOC110887832, translating into MEFINLFMGRAIEEGLFQGIQLPEGGPNISNLCYADDVLFLGLWSDQNVVTLKRLLRWLGLISGLKVKQRKCKLYGIGVDETEVSRMAALLNCEAGKLPFLYLGVPIGANMKRKVFWAPVIDRLKSKLSKWKTRHLSFAGRLTLAKTGITDAKKKLRWVKWDLVSKSKKFGGLAVRRIRDFNLAMLTKWWWRFKSNPNQLWAKVVALIHNNNSTDQLIPLKNSVAGVWKVIGSMSKELSKIGINISDNLISENGSWKWRNNSEELFSVKQVRQDIEGSMEVSSNSVSGFDWLSCPPPPKTNFLLWRALLGKIASREGLARRGAPMSDVSCPRCGMEAETSDHIFFNCLWARCIWWNVLAWVRIKFPLQCSSLPELISVLKDSPGGRIWKRIVRTIVCATVWRIWSARNAKVFEDCFIPINKTFDLIKEDAFLWICNRANLRKPSWESWELFDVVGIM